A genome region from Salinigranum halophilum includes the following:
- a CDS encoding Hsp70 family protein, which yields MTTNKILGIDFGSTKTVSAVIEDGAPKGITDAEGNRTTPSVVAFTEAGEPIVGKSATRLAVADNQSTNIRDIKRHLGQSNHIIQVEGEEYTPEQVSAIILRKIKRDAEAYLGDEVEKAVITVPAYFNLCQYRAIKEAGEMAGLNVERVIIEPIAASMAYGLDNESDQTILVYDLGGGSFSVAVLDLGGGVYEVLATNGDNNLGGNDWDQAIIDYFADEVNSEHDTGLRDDEEDFWQLKDSAETAKIELSIRPETAVNLPVVPPDNDGQEGFSATLTRATFESLTEDLIERTVELTAQTVEDAGYDMSDIDKVLLVGGATRMPQVQGRIKELTGKKPTRKVDIDEAVARGAAIQGGILSGDIDDIVLLDVTPLSLGVEVNGGQFERIVEKNTTIPTEESKLFTTVEDGQKHAQIRIFQGEDESAAENEFLDALTLIEIPETQDTLPLIEVVFNIDENGSISVEANEKETGRHEAITIAEAPDKLADDFAPPNIVPQDVTPLSIGIEVEDGLFERLVQKNTPVPVQESKPFTTAVDNQTDVQVRVFCGEREIAEENNLLGDFTVTDIPPAPAGTPRIEIGCSIDADHTIRVSAEDQVTGVIDSITIEEGAWFSDEKVERLRQDAEEHAEADTQRLERIEAGEESVHSTAEVSLPVLWIPETEQSARTEQLVEALGAKGPVKFEGGPVLIEALAERTVDAKSAEELLETLVEIAVDVDDEDQLMNRLIGANVGVEETEQIRKALQVIVEQSVEVQNEREFVELLVEGAITLRDEIHRSRQYCRDNNRSASEIDDSLRQTADRISDHLDMFPQRNRGSTAPFDEPLWHLDQTLTAIQQSIKSGEVTVSDLDSSIDWIDNSIEAVGYTVIGPEHESDLDRHRHVVWDTVACELPEGRVVRTVEAGYERNGEILRQAKVVTSKDRFPVPEAVPSSPHRSLSYDDITLGDVIDEGGDARVYQATVEADEGVLKLALKQPRLDGTLHFEQVERMLDEADIWRNIDDHDHIVGVVDFGAKPLPWILMEYMDGGNLSERIGRMDFRQALWTALAVTNGVIHAHEHGFAHLDLKPQNILFRTTDDAWDVPKVADWGLSKHVLKHSTGVSGLSPRYAAPEQFDDDYGTLDKATDRYQLGAVFYELFTGQSPFEDSETEMVQAIMDEQPTPPSEIADVPAALDEILLTALARRKAERHENTFYLRDELEELFTEWKRK from the coding sequence ATGACCACGAACAAAATCCTCGGGATCGATTTTGGGAGTACGAAGACTGTATCTGCAGTAATTGAGGACGGTGCTCCGAAAGGAATTACGGACGCCGAGGGCAACCGAACGACTCCTTCGGTAGTAGCGTTCACCGAGGCTGGTGAACCGATCGTAGGCAAGTCAGCTACGAGATTAGCGGTCGCAGACAATCAAAGTACAAACATCCGGGATATAAAACGTCACCTGGGCCAGAGCAATCACATCATACAGGTCGAGGGTGAGGAATACACACCCGAGCAGGTCTCGGCGATTATTCTCCGGAAGATCAAACGCGACGCCGAAGCGTACCTCGGTGACGAAGTCGAGAAGGCCGTCATCACAGTGCCGGCATATTTTAATCTCTGCCAGTATCGGGCGATCAAGGAAGCCGGCGAGATGGCCGGCCTCAACGTCGAACGCGTTATTATCGAGCCGATTGCAGCGTCGATGGCTTACGGTCTGGATAATGAGTCCGATCAGACGATACTCGTGTACGACTTGGGTGGAGGTTCGTTCAGCGTGGCAGTTCTCGACCTCGGTGGTGGCGTATATGAAGTCCTCGCAACCAACGGGGACAACAATCTAGGTGGCAACGACTGGGACCAGGCGATCATCGACTACTTCGCCGACGAGGTGAACAGCGAACACGACACGGGTCTTCGAGACGACGAAGAGGATTTCTGGCAGCTGAAAGACAGTGCCGAGACGGCAAAAATCGAGCTATCGATTCGACCGGAAACGGCAGTCAACCTCCCAGTCGTCCCTCCCGACAATGACGGTCAAGAAGGATTTTCAGCAACGCTGACTCGTGCAACCTTCGAGAGCCTGACCGAGGACCTGATCGAGCGAACCGTTGAGCTGACGGCACAGACTGTGGAAGACGCGGGCTACGATATGAGTGACATCGACAAGGTTCTGCTGGTCGGTGGGGCGACCCGGATGCCCCAGGTCCAAGGGAGAATCAAAGAACTCACCGGCAAAAAACCGACGAGGAAGGTAGATATAGACGAAGCGGTCGCGCGTGGGGCAGCCATCCAGGGTGGCATTCTGTCGGGTGACATCGACGATATCGTCCTCCTTGACGTCACGCCACTGTCGCTCGGTGTCGAGGTGAACGGTGGCCAGTTCGAGCGGATTGTCGAGAAGAACACCACGATTCCCACCGAAGAGTCGAAGTTATTCACTACCGTCGAAGACGGTCAGAAGCACGCACAGATCCGGATCTTCCAAGGCGAGGATGAGAGTGCAGCCGAAAACGAGTTCCTTGATGCACTCACGCTTATCGAGATTCCGGAAACACAAGACACATTACCCTTAATCGAAGTCGTGTTCAATATCGATGAGAACGGGAGTATAAGCGTCGAGGCGAACGAGAAAGAAACTGGTAGACACGAGGCGATCACTATTGCGGAGGCTCCTGATAAGTTGGCGGATGACTTTGCACCGCCGAATATTGTCCCTCAGGATGTAACTCCACTCAGCATCGGAATCGAGGTCGAAGATGGACTCTTCGAACGACTCGTCCAGAAAAATACACCCGTTCCGGTTCAGGAGTCGAAACCTTTCACGACTGCGGTTGATAACCAGACTGACGTACAGGTGCGAGTGTTCTGTGGTGAGCGGGAAATCGCCGAGGAGAATAACCTCCTCGGTGATTTCACAGTAACTGATATTCCACCGGCACCTGCAGGGACACCCCGGATTGAAATCGGATGTTCGATCGATGCGGATCATACAATCCGGGTTTCGGCTGAGGACCAGGTCACGGGGGTCATTGACTCGATTACGATCGAGGAGGGAGCATGGTTCTCCGATGAGAAAGTCGAACGTCTCCGACAAGATGCTGAGGAACATGCCGAAGCGGATACACAGCGTCTCGAACGGATCGAAGCTGGGGAGGAGAGCGTTCATTCAACAGCAGAGGTGTCCTTGCCAGTTCTGTGGATACCCGAGACGGAGCAGTCGGCGAGGACAGAGCAACTCGTTGAAGCGCTCGGTGCTAAAGGTCCAGTCAAGTTCGAAGGCGGACCGGTTCTCATAGAGGCACTTGCCGAACGAACGGTCGACGCCAAGAGCGCAGAGGAACTCCTCGAAACTCTCGTCGAAATAGCTGTCGACGTCGACGATGAGGATCAACTCATGAACAGACTCATCGGAGCGAACGTCGGGGTCGAAGAGACGGAACAGATCCGAAAGGCATTGCAGGTGATCGTTGAGCAGTCAGTCGAGGTCCAAAACGAACGGGAGTTCGTGGAGCTGCTTGTCGAGGGTGCAATCACGCTGCGAGACGAGATACATCGTAGTCGGCAGTACTGCCGAGACAATAACCGATCGGCATCAGAAATCGATGACAGCCTCCGACAAACGGCCGACAGAATATCCGACCATCTCGATATGTTTCCACAGAGAAACAGAGGGAGCACAGCCCCGTTCGACGAGCCTCTATGGCATCTCGACCAGACACTGACGGCCATCCAGCAATCGATCAAAAGCGGGGAGGTGACCGTGAGTGACCTCGACTCCAGCATCGATTGGATCGACAACTCGATCGAAGCAGTCGGTTACACGGTGATTGGGCCGGAACACGAGAGTGACTTGGACCGCCATCGGCACGTGGTCTGGGATACAGTGGCGTGCGAACTCCCCGAGGGACGGGTAGTGAGGACCGTGGAGGCCGGCTACGAGCGAAATGGCGAGATATTACGGCAAGCCAAAGTCGTGACTAGTAAAGACCGTTTCCCGGTCCCCGAGGCGGTTCCGAGCTCGCCACACCGGTCACTCAGCTACGACGACATCACCCTTGGTGACGTGATCGACGAAGGCGGGGACGCACGTGTCTATCAAGCAACTGTCGAGGCTGATGAGGGCGTTCTGAAACTGGCACTCAAACAGCCACGGTTGGATGGAACTCTCCACTTCGAACAGGTCGAGCGGATGCTCGACGAAGCAGATATATGGAGGAACATTGACGATCACGATCACATCGTTGGCGTCGTCGATTTTGGAGCGAAACCGCTTCCGTGGATCCTGATGGAGTATATGGATGGAGGTAACCTCTCCGAGCGCATCGGTCGGATGGATTTTCGACAGGCTCTCTGGACAGCCCTTGCGGTCACAAACGGGGTCATTCATGCACATGAACACGGGTTCGCTCACCTCGATTTGAAACCACAGAATATTCTGTTCCGGACGACTGATGACGCGTGGGATGTCCCAAAAGTGGCCGACTGGGGACTCTCGAAACACGTCCTAAAACACTCGACGGGTGTGAGCGGTCTGTCACCCCGCTATGCCGCTCCCGAACAGTTCGACGATGATTACGGAACGCTAGACAAGGCCACAGACAGATACCAGCTCGGCGCCGTCTTTTACGAGTTGTTCACCGGCCAATCACCATTTGAAGATTCGGAGACTGAGATGGTGCAAGCGATCATGGATGAGCAGCCAACCCCGCCAAGCGAGATCGCGGACGTCCCCGCAGCATTGGACGAGATCCTCCTGACTGCACTCGCCAGACGAAAGGCCGAACGGCACGAAAACACGTTCTATCTGCGTGATGAGTTGGAGGAGTTGTTCACCGAGTGGAAGCGGAAATGA
- a CDS encoding PD-(D/E)XK nuclease family protein: protein MKSGRSSTDCSNWTVLESAGARRSEKSRTGRASRSRTRRSRRSCRTLRQAVSSSSLSMTRTLPAKCMRSCPSQPMLGNARIVGKIDHLRVTADTFVIPDYKTNSIGRRSTEELASHYRPQMISYAAALLAHDSDRSVIVNLYFIDVGVTESVAWTKTDHKSITDELQSLLHGVDDER, encoded by the coding sequence ATGAAATCGGGACGTTCGTCCACCGACTGCTCGAACTGGACCGTCCTTGAGTCCGCTGGCGCACGACGATCAGAGAAATCGCGGACCGGCAGGGCTTCGAGGTCTCGGACTCGGCGCTCGAGGAGATCGTGTCGCACGCTAAGGCAGGCCGTCAGTTCCTCGAGTCTCAGCATGACGCGTACGCTGCCGGCGAAGTGTATGCGGAGCTGTCCGTCTCAGCCGATGCTGGGGAACGCGCGCATCGTGGGGAAAATCGACCACCTGCGGGTGACCGCGGATACGTTCGTCATCCCTGATTACAAGACTAACAGTATCGGGCGTCGCTCCACGGAGGAACTGGCCTCCCACTACCGACCGCAGATGATAAGCTACGCTGCCGCCTTGCTCGCTCACGATTCCGATCGAAGCGTCATAGTGAATCTCTACTTCATCGATGTCGGAGTTACTGAATCGGTTGCGTGGACGAAAACGGATCACAAGTCGATCACTGACGAACTGCAGTCTCTACTCCACGGTGTTGATGATGAACGATAG
- a CDS encoding HEAT repeat domain-containing protein, translated as MSDDVIPTTVRRSIQTVEETPQWASKRDINVLLDGLNDDYFRTRGTCADALRVVVQSNSSCAAYAAEGLLDMVSNQSPETRSLAAKCLFFAIDEGDWFTGSELSVSGTVQSNLWAVHETIVGAGGVEVLLRALDDEEALVRRYAARILGRIGQREPEAVSEHRGVEILTANLRDETSIATALERIGHRRPDLLVQAGSIDVLVSQVYDGSNAAASALETIGNTDPNAVIGAGGVDALFSALYGDRPVPSRSALITLGRHAPTDFAAAGGFHRLNDLLSNKESCIRSEAAAVLKGVAEGDSSVVYDTCFESVRTAIDDDRPEIRATSIRIAGVLVGHLSSETGSVPNMIAKSGVLDQIFDSFDSSNSSVRSAAAFALGEIGTRMPDRAHESGGIDLLKAALGDEDRWVRSTAAKSLGKIAECAPEVVIGAGINEYVIQSPEDHDQSTVDMIDALGNLGETAPHVLTNSGCLRDLFKLLSSDNKAIHAADALVYIAQQDPEVLSESACYDRLVRVHKSHPVKGVRCKATIALAHIGLQNVSATSLELLVRVMNGKEEWAYRDGMILRDGVPVLEKLVTTDPDRINHTRCTCNGLTTGQERIHASAQMVEVGDVIGNPERIRIKLFRGGVGRRKAIDAVRMFEQHFCQSPGATFG; from the coding sequence ATGAGCGACGACGTGATTCCGACGACTGTCCGCCGGTCGATCCAAACGGTCGAAGAGACGCCCCAGTGGGCTTCCAAGCGCGATATAAACGTACTTTTGGATGGGCTAAATGACGATTATTTCCGGACCCGAGGAACCTGTGCTGACGCGTTGCGGGTAGTTGTGCAGTCGAACTCGTCATGTGCTGCTTATGCGGCAGAGGGTCTCTTAGACATGGTCTCCAACCAGAGTCCGGAAACGCGGTCGCTCGCCGCGAAATGTTTATTTTTCGCAATCGATGAGGGCGATTGGTTCACTGGAAGCGAATTATCCGTGTCAGGGACCGTACAGAGCAATCTGTGGGCCGTTCACGAAACGATCGTAGGCGCTGGAGGGGTTGAAGTATTGCTCCGGGCTCTCGACGACGAGGAAGCTCTGGTTCGAAGATATGCGGCTCGGATACTGGGACGCATCGGTCAGAGAGAGCCTGAGGCAGTGAGTGAGCACAGGGGCGTAGAGATTCTCACAGCTAACCTTCGTGACGAGACCTCGATCGCGACTGCGTTGGAAAGAATCGGGCACCGTCGTCCTGACTTGCTCGTTCAAGCAGGCAGTATCGATGTACTTGTTTCACAGGTCTACGATGGGTCGAACGCTGCCGCATCAGCGCTTGAGACTATCGGCAACACTGATCCCAACGCAGTCATCGGGGCTGGCGGCGTCGATGCACTGTTTAGCGCCTTGTACGGGGACAGACCGGTACCTAGTAGATCTGCACTCATCACGCTCGGGAGACATGCGCCAACGGATTTTGCCGCTGCCGGTGGCTTCCACCGGTTGAACGATCTTCTTAGTAACAAGGAGAGTTGTATTCGATCCGAAGCCGCTGCTGTACTCAAAGGCGTTGCAGAGGGCGACTCGTCGGTTGTATACGACACCTGTTTTGAGTCAGTACGCACAGCAATTGACGACGACCGGCCCGAGATCAGGGCCACCAGTATACGAATCGCAGGAGTACTCGTCGGTCACCTTTCGAGTGAGACTGGGTCGGTCCCAAACATGATTGCTAAATCGGGCGTACTCGACCAGATCTTCGACTCATTCGATTCCAGCAACTCGTCTGTCCGCTCCGCAGCGGCCTTCGCGCTCGGAGAAATCGGCACACGAATGCCTGACCGAGCGCATGAATCGGGTGGGATTGATTTGTTGAAGGCCGCACTGGGCGACGAGGACCGTTGGGTTCGTTCGACAGCGGCGAAATCGCTTGGGAAAATCGCTGAGTGTGCCCCCGAAGTAGTGATCGGAGCGGGCATCAATGAATATGTGATACAATCGCCGGAAGACCACGATCAGTCAACGGTTGATATGATAGATGCGCTTGGTAATCTCGGTGAAACTGCTCCCCACGTATTAACGAACTCCGGCTGTCTTCGAGACCTGTTTAAACTCCTCTCATCGGACAATAAGGCTATCCACGCTGCGGATGCACTCGTATATATCGCACAGCAAGATCCTGAGGTTCTCTCAGAGAGTGCGTGCTACGATCGACTGGTTCGGGTACACAAGTCTCATCCGGTGAAGGGAGTCAGATGCAAAGCGACGATAGCACTTGCACACATTGGCCTACAGAACGTGTCCGCGACGTCTCTCGAACTACTCGTCCGGGTTATGAATGGGAAAGAGGAGTGGGCGTACCGAGATGGAATGATCCTGAGAGATGGGGTCCCTGTGCTCGAAAAGCTCGTAACGACGGATCCAGACCGTATTAATCATACTCGATGCACCTGTAACGGGTTGACTACCGGTCAGGAGCGCATACACGCCAGCGCCCAGATGGTAGAGGTCGGTGATGTCATCGGGAACCCCGAACGAATCCGGATCAAACTGTTCAGGGGCGGCGTAGGTCGGCGAAAAGCCATCGATGCTGTTAGAATGTTCGAGCAGCATTTTTGCCAGTCCCCAGGTGCTACTTTCGGGTAG
- a CDS encoding protein kinase domain-containing protein — MMGLFGNSDIERARKLRRIANEGSYNLQEIDKELKEILDSRLPGPRIQATHAWFEVAKQNPELVHNLTDDLYLEGLSGDSYKPSASTAFAIVAKEHPESIPPVVGTLRSLLRDSRSQVRVNASLALAELAKEYPGAVRPIVEDLKHYFDDHNPDIQINLSIILASVSIKYPDDVRPIIENLQPLLKADDSRVKRNVSVMLAGLVDKYPRAVQSVAADLKPLLNHLDTDVRQNALQVCVEIAEKDPDDILPLVDTLESIVKTENQEHDETEKTYAIRSLTAISQEYPQEVEWTQIIKYIDNSQSLARGRQIKPMMNSASGRLEIAKERFTNREYEAAIEAYTGVHELYKQILTSRPFVGDEPVEQQGLADLQSRIESKLYKIESDLVDCHAGLANSCLKEATELLETGEYERAESEFSSILDDIDAVDGSNQFLEEATDRAREGHKKAQLALARTIVKDGQEKFEAGEYYKARERFDTARSVAKAIEYEDPAIDEITSQATSGHKNACLKDVLEGIQRAQELIDDGELERAKKEFEEQGRTISGLEYSSEEIDHLRNAALRGYLSAQTEQSREVIDRGQGEFEDGDFYAARETFKSALGSLHDIRSDATEHDFQEQVSQLDRLIEVCEENVNHARRALVNFEEAASVDIDRVSASPSGMDFEMPDIDMQFSSSRSVDHLRAGVSDELRKELPPHDMLEERYGVGGNADVHKIRLHESNEVFALKIPRWQGTLNTDIIKRFVREANIWERLDEDPNIVDVADWGAKPYPWLMLEFMNDGTLVERIGTIDILDAVSVFESICGAVFYAHREGIVHADLKPANIMFTNTDGCERAKVGDWGLARLLFRHSKDIDELTPEYAAPEQVDQQREVSNPYTDIYQLGVVAYELFTGQNPFGHENKITVVDAVKKETPPPPSEMSNDLPPEVNDVIMKAIRKREEERYDTVVNLRRDLVSAFGRDPEE; from the coding sequence ATGATGGGGCTGTTCGGGAACTCCGACATAGAGCGGGCGCGGAAACTCCGCCGGATAGCAAATGAAGGATCCTACAACCTACAGGAAATAGATAAGGAACTTAAAGAAATTCTCGATTCAAGGCTTCCCGGTCCCAGAATCCAGGCTACTCACGCGTGGTTTGAGGTGGCCAAACAGAACCCCGAACTTGTTCACAATCTAACTGATGATCTTTATTTAGAAGGGCTGTCTGGTGATTCATATAAACCCAGCGCATCTACGGCATTTGCAATAGTAGCAAAAGAACACCCCGAAAGTATCCCGCCTGTAGTCGGAACGCTCCGATCACTCCTCCGTGACTCCCGGAGTCAGGTCCGAGTAAACGCTTCGTTGGCATTGGCTGAATTGGCAAAAGAGTACCCTGGTGCTGTTCGACCGATTGTTGAAGATCTCAAACACTATTTCGACGATCACAACCCTGATATCCAAATAAATTTGTCAATAATATTGGCATCAGTGAGTATAAAGTATCCCGACGATGTTCGACCGATAATTGAGAACCTCCAGCCACTGCTCAAAGCCGACGACTCGCGTGTCAAGAGGAACGTTTCGGTGATGTTAGCTGGATTAGTTGATAAGTATCCCAGAGCTGTTCAATCAGTGGCCGCAGACCTCAAACCACTTCTTAACCACCTCGACACCGATGTCCGACAGAATGCTTTGCAAGTCTGTGTTGAGATAGCCGAAAAGGACCCTGATGATATTCTGCCTTTAGTAGATACATTGGAATCGATCGTTAAGACAGAAAACCAAGAACACGACGAGACTGAAAAGACCTATGCGATCAGATCTCTCACAGCCATCAGTCAGGAGTATCCGCAAGAAGTTGAGTGGACACAGATTATAAAATATATTGACAATTCTCAGAGCCTTGCCCGCGGACGCCAGATCAAACCTATGATGAATTCTGCCAGCGGCAGACTGGAAATCGCTAAAGAACGATTCACAAATCGCGAGTATGAGGCCGCGATCGAGGCATATACAGGTGTACACGAGTTGTACAAACAGATATTAACGTCAAGGCCCTTCGTAGGCGATGAGCCTGTCGAACAACAGGGGCTTGCCGACCTGCAGTCCCGAATCGAATCCAAGCTATACAAGATCGAATCGGATCTCGTAGACTGCCATGCTGGACTGGCGAATAGCTGTCTCAAAGAAGCAACCGAACTGCTAGAAACGGGTGAGTATGAGCGGGCTGAATCCGAATTCTCGTCGATACTTGACGATATCGACGCTGTTGATGGGTCTAACCAGTTTCTAGAGGAGGCAACTGATAGAGCACGCGAAGGGCACAAGAAAGCTCAACTCGCGCTGGCACGAACTATCGTGAAGGACGGTCAGGAGAAGTTTGAGGCCGGTGAGTACTACAAAGCCCGAGAGAGATTCGATACAGCCCGTAGCGTTGCAAAGGCCATCGAATACGAGGATCCTGCGATCGATGAGATTACGTCACAGGCCACGAGCGGGCACAAAAACGCGTGTCTGAAAGACGTTTTGGAGGGAATCCAGCGGGCGCAGGAGTTGATAGATGACGGGGAACTCGAACGCGCAAAAAAAGAATTTGAAGAACAGGGGCGAACAATCAGCGGGTTGGAGTACAGTAGCGAAGAGATTGACCACCTTCGGAATGCTGCCTTACGAGGCTACCTCAGCGCACAGACCGAACAGTCTCGCGAGGTCATCGATCGTGGGCAAGGAGAATTCGAGGATGGTGACTTCTACGCGGCACGCGAGACGTTCAAATCGGCACTCGGCTCGCTTCATGACATCCGGTCCGATGCAACGGAGCACGATTTTCAGGAGCAAGTCTCACAGCTCGATCGCCTCATCGAAGTGTGCGAGGAGAACGTAAACCATGCTCGGCGTGCCCTCGTCAACTTCGAGGAGGCCGCATCCGTCGACATAGACCGGGTTAGTGCGTCGCCGTCGGGAATGGACTTCGAGATGCCCGACATCGATATGCAATTCAGCAGTTCTCGATCCGTCGATCACCTCCGGGCTGGGGTGAGCGACGAACTCCGGAAGGAGCTTCCTCCCCACGATATGCTTGAGGAGCGATACGGTGTCGGGGGGAACGCCGACGTGCATAAAATCCGACTGCACGAGTCGAACGAGGTGTTTGCGCTTAAAATTCCTCGGTGGCAGGGAACCCTGAATACAGATATCATCAAACGGTTCGTGAGAGAGGCGAATATCTGGGAACGACTCGATGAGGATCCGAACATCGTAGATGTTGCCGACTGGGGAGCCAAGCCGTATCCGTGGTTGATGCTAGAATTCATGAATGATGGAACCCTCGTAGAACGAATCGGTACGATAGACATCCTCGATGCTGTGTCGGTATTCGAATCGATTTGTGGTGCAGTCTTCTACGCCCACCGAGAGGGTATCGTACACGCCGACCTGAAGCCAGCGAACATCATGTTCACTAATACGGACGGGTGCGAACGTGCGAAGGTCGGTGACTGGGGATTGGCCAGATTGCTCTTTAGACACTCGAAAGATATTGATGAATTAACTCCGGAGTACGCGGCGCCGGAGCAGGTTGATCAACAGCGGGAGGTTAGTAACCCATACACTGATATCTATCAACTTGGCGTCGTCGCATACGAACTGTTTACTGGCCAAAATCCGTTCGGGCATGAAAACAAAATCACGGTGGTGGATGCAGTCAAAAAAGAGACTCCGCCACCACCGAGTGAGATGTCAAACGATCTCCCTCCGGAAGTCAATGACGTCATCATGAAGGCAATCAGGAAGCGTGAGGAGGAGCGATATGACACGGTTGTAAATCTCAGGCGGGATCTGGTGAGTGCATTCGGGCGAGACCCTGAGGAATAG
- a CDS encoding DUF7837 family putative zinc-binding protein, with the protein MCDECGSVTPSFAFIYPDPDSSSPGSCPDCGQPLPSGWTLITFERDDRSTGVFAECPSCGKVVRPSYVGEKV; encoded by the coding sequence TTGTGCGATGAATGTGGCTCTGTCACACCGTCTTTTGCTTTTATATACCCGGACCCTGACTCATCCTCGCCCGGTAGCTGTCCCGACTGTGGACAGCCCCTTCCGTCAGGCTGGACGCTCATCACGTTCGAGCGAGACGACAGGAGTACGGGCGTCTTTGCCGAGTGTCCCTCCTGTGGGAAGGTCGTACGACCCAGCTATGTGGGCGAGAAAGTATGA
- a CDS encoding serine/threonine-protein kinase: MRIDSGGNADVYHSSVTTGGDSHEVAVKFPRGYGTIQRDQVQQLLDEAENCSKLDDHPHIVTVFGYGAESGLPWIAMEYMEGGNLASRIRETSISSLEAVWIAYALATALNHAHHRGVAHNDLKPRNVLFTEAQSGSWATPKLTDWGIAKELIEREQSVDGFTPEYAAPEQFRPDEFGKPDKRTDIYQLGVILYELLVGELPFVGPPAKLMYEATHGEAAPPTERDSSLPNMVDRVLLTALATRPEDWYEYALYFPYDIAELTSQLQPD; encoded by the coding sequence ATGAGAATCGACTCCGGCGGCAATGCAGACGTCTATCATTCCTCAGTCACAACTGGAGGGGACTCACATGAGGTCGCGGTGAAGTTCCCCCGCGGATACGGGACGATTCAGCGAGACCAGGTTCAACAGTTGCTCGATGAGGCAGAGAACTGTTCGAAACTCGACGACCACCCACATATCGTTACGGTCTTCGGCTATGGGGCCGAGTCAGGATTGCCGTGGATCGCGATGGAGTACATGGAGGGCGGGAATTTAGCCAGTCGCATTCGCGAAACTTCAATTTCGAGTCTGGAGGCCGTCTGGATCGCGTATGCACTTGCGACAGCACTAAACCACGCTCATCATCGAGGTGTCGCTCATAACGACCTCAAGCCCCGGAACGTCCTGTTCACGGAGGCACAGTCGGGCTCGTGGGCGACCCCGAAGCTCACGGACTGGGGGATAGCGAAAGAACTCATCGAGCGAGAACAGTCTGTCGATGGGTTCACGCCGGAGTATGCTGCCCCGGAACAGTTCCGTCCCGACGAGTTCGGGAAGCCGGACAAACGAACCGATATCTACCAACTCGGCGTGATCCTGTACGAACTGCTCGTCGGCGAGCTACCATTCGTCGGTCCGCCAGCCAAACTGATGTATGAAGCGACGCATGGAGAGGCGGCCCCGCCGACCGAGCGCGATTCGAGCCTCCCCAACATGGTCGATCGGGTGTTGCTCACGGCGCTGGCTACGCGGCCCGAAGATTGGTACGAGTATGCACTGTACTTCCCGTATGATATTGCTGAACTAACTTCTCAGCTGCAGCCCGACTGA
- a CDS encoding PP2C family protein-serine/threonine phosphatase: MKNSFSRLIPWSLGDALMTDDDGPDAGSRERTASPPPRICLPDGGQDEKSTADESLDSADALPVDTHDNGSDSDQVGSGTTYKQTDIGGKRDTNEDSVLCRAFEEVGYHLIAVADGMGGHEGGEIASQTALDAVEESITTALSESETDREHLLEDGTRRAHEAVVEMTEANNFHREPGTTLITALLDGDDAVISNVGDSRAYVYDGSLSQVTTDQTQVQQLVEAGELDPEDAEDHRYSHVLLQAIGTADDLYVEISERSLAGGRLLLCSDGLTDAVSDDVIEETLETSSTIGDAGSTLIDRALAAGASDNVTLALYEVVE, from the coding sequence ATGAAGAATTCGTTCAGCCGACTCATCCCCTGGTCGCTCGGGGACGCCCTGATGACGGACGACGACGGGCCGGACGCTGGGAGTCGTGAGCGAACCGCCAGCCCTCCACCACGTATCTGCCTACCGGACGGCGGACAGGACGAGAAATCGACTGCGGACGAATCTCTCGATTCAGCAGATGCTTTGCCAGTTGACACCCATGACAACGGCAGTGATAGTGATCAGGTCGGCTCGGGCACTACGTACAAGCAAACCGATATCGGTGGCAAGCGTGACACGAATGAGGACTCGGTCCTCTGTCGCGCGTTCGAGGAGGTAGGGTATCATCTCATCGCCGTCGCGGACGGAATGGGAGGCCACGAGGGAGGGGAGATCGCGAGCCAGACCGCTCTCGACGCAGTCGAAGAGTCGATCACGACCGCTCTTTCGGAGAGCGAAACCGATCGGGAGCATCTCTTGGAGGACGGAACGCGTCGTGCTCACGAGGCGGTCGTCGAGATGACGGAGGCGAACAACTTCCATCGAGAACCGGGTACCACCCTCATCACGGCCCTTCTCGATGGCGATGATGCAGTCATCTCGAACGTCGGTGATAGCCGTGCGTACGTGTACGACGGGTCGCTCAGTCAGGTAACTACCGACCAGACCCAGGTGCAACAACTCGTCGAGGCCGGTGAACTCGATCCCGAGGATGCTGAAGACCACCGGTACAGCCACGTTCTGTTGCAGGCGATCGGAACCGCTGACGACCTATACGTCGAGATCTCCGAACGCTCACTTGCCGGTGGTCGACTCCTGCTGTGTTCTGACGGGCTTACCGATGCCGTCTCGGATGATGTGATCGAAGAGACTCTCGAGACGTCCTCGACGATCGGTGACGCGGGATCGACATTGATCGACAGAGCCCTCGCCGCGGGCGCGTCCGACAACGTGACCCTCGCTCTGTACGAAGTTGTAGAGTGA